A single region of the Nocardioides aquaticus genome encodes:
- a CDS encoding GAF domain-containing protein, protein MDGGLERHDLLTHALADLLEGQAPDRPGVPAHVAASWRRSLASGVSPTSMEGHYVADLDLGARLVRCAQPVIDQLGEMLGDVPACVALTDARARIVVRKDTGLWISQMLDRVYFARGFDYAEGAVGTNGVGTVLESGTSVQIAGAEHFVDALQSFACAGAPVRDPFTGRIEGVLDISCLRDHSTPVMHSMVRSAARHVERNLLLDRGQAQQALFDLFSRVEARTRGPWSRSAPT, encoded by the coding sequence ATGGACGGCGGGCTGGAGCGCCACGACCTGCTGACCCACGCCCTCGCCGACCTGCTCGAGGGACAGGCCCCGGACCGTCCGGGGGTGCCCGCCCACGTGGCGGCCTCCTGGCGACGGAGCCTGGCCAGCGGGGTGTCACCCACCTCCATGGAGGGCCACTACGTCGCCGACCTCGACCTCGGCGCCCGTCTCGTCCGCTGCGCCCAGCCCGTCATCGACCAGCTGGGCGAGATGCTGGGTGACGTCCCCGCGTGCGTGGCCCTGACGGACGCGAGGGCGCGCATCGTGGTCCGCAAGGACACCGGCCTGTGGATCTCGCAGATGCTGGACCGGGTCTACTTCGCCCGGGGCTTCGACTACGCCGAGGGCGCCGTCGGCACCAACGGCGTCGGGACCGTGCTGGAGTCCGGGACCTCGGTCCAGATCGCCGGCGCCGAGCACTTCGTCGACGCGCTGCAGTCCTTCGCCTGCGCGGGGGCACCGGTCCGCGACCCGTTCACCGGGCGGATCGAGGGCGTCCTGGACATCAGCTGCCTGCGCGACCACTCCACGCCGGTCATGCACTCGATGGTGCGGTCGGCGGCCAGGCACGTCGAGCGCAACCTGCTGCTCGACCGCGGCCAGGCCCAGCAGGCGCTCTTCGACCTGTTCTCCCGCGTCGAGGCGCGCACCCGGGGGCCGTGGTCGCGGTCGGCCCCGACCTGA
- a CDS encoding antibiotic biosynthesis monooxygenase family protein: MVLEHALLPVRPGQEAAFEAALAEALPLIAAATGNRSVTVSRGVESPSTYLLLVEWDSVADHEEGFRGSAAYERWRALLHPFYDPFPVVEHFTPVARSGSAP; encoded by the coding sequence GTGGTCCTCGAGCACGCCCTGCTGCCCGTCCGCCCCGGCCAGGAGGCCGCCTTCGAGGCCGCGCTGGCCGAGGCCCTCCCCCTGATCGCCGCCGCGACCGGCAACCGGTCGGTGACGGTCTCACGCGGCGTGGAGAGCCCGTCGACCTACCTGCTGCTGGTGGAGTGGGACAGCGTCGCGGACCACGAGGAGGGCTTCCGCGGTTCCGCAGCGTACGAGCGCTGGCGCGCGCTGCTGCACCCGTTCTACGACCCGTTCCCGGTGGTCGAGCACTTCACCCCGGTCGCCCGGTCCGGGTCGGCGCCCTAG
- a CDS encoding phytoene desaturase family protein — MSHAVVVGSGPNGLAAAIRLARAGMQVTVLERAAVPGGGVRTSELTLPGLLHDDCSAFHPMGVLSPFLSTLGLERYGLTWRWPEIDLAHPLDDGRAGLMSRDMATTVASLGADGARWEALFGPLARDFEHVAAEAMGPVLHLPRHPVSLVRFGLGAALPATVLARAFRDEPARSLLLGIAAHAFNRLDTPLSSAVGLLLGAAGHRAGWPVAEGGSQAIATAMIALLESLGGRVVTGTEVTDLDQVRELAGLGAERPAAVVLDTSPDAAVQILGERMPAGVRRQLGRYRYGPSAYKVDVAVEGGVPWTNPDARRAGTLHLGGSAAEVAATEGAVAKGVMPERPFVLVGQQHLADPTRSRGDVHPLWLYAHVPHAYDRDATEATLDQVERFAPGFRERVVAVHTRDPAALEAHDPNYVGGDIGVGANTLRQLVLRPRPALDPYSLGLRGVVLCSSATPPGGGVHGMCGHGAAESVLRQVG, encoded by the coding sequence ATGAGCCACGCCGTCGTCGTCGGGAGCGGACCGAACGGACTGGCGGCCGCGATCCGCCTGGCCCGGGCCGGGATGCAGGTGACCGTCCTGGAGCGCGCCGCGGTGCCCGGCGGCGGGGTGCGCACCTCCGAGCTGACCCTGCCGGGGCTGCTCCACGACGACTGCTCGGCCTTCCACCCGATGGGTGTGCTCTCCCCGTTCCTGTCCACGCTGGGCCTCGAGCGGTACGGCCTCACCTGGCGGTGGCCCGAGATCGACCTGGCCCATCCCCTCGACGACGGCCGGGCCGGGCTGATGTCGCGCGACATGGCCACCACCGTCGCGTCGCTCGGTGCCGACGGTGCGCGGTGGGAGGCGCTGTTCGGTCCGCTGGCCCGCGACTTCGAGCACGTCGCCGCGGAGGCCATGGGACCCGTGCTCCACCTGCCGCGGCACCCGGTCTCCCTGGTCCGGTTCGGGCTCGGGGCCGCGCTGCCGGCCACGGTGCTGGCCCGCGCCTTCCGGGACGAGCCCGCGCGCTCGCTCCTGCTGGGCATCGCCGCGCACGCCTTCAACCGCCTGGACACCCCGTTGAGCAGCGCGGTCGGGCTGCTCCTGGGCGCCGCCGGGCACCGGGCCGGGTGGCCGGTCGCCGAGGGCGGCAGCCAGGCCATCGCCACCGCCATGATCGCGCTGCTGGAGAGCCTCGGCGGCCGGGTCGTCACCGGCACGGAGGTCACCGACCTCGACCAGGTGCGCGAGCTGGCCGGCCTCGGCGCGGAGCGGCCCGCCGCGGTCGTCCTGGACACCTCGCCCGACGCCGCCGTCCAGATCCTGGGGGAGCGGATGCCCGCCGGCGTCCGTCGTCAGCTCGGTCGCTACCGCTACGGGCCCTCGGCCTACAAGGTCGACGTCGCCGTCGAGGGGGGCGTGCCCTGGACCAACCCCGACGCCCGCCGGGCCGGGACCCTGCACCTCGGCGGCTCCGCGGCGGAGGTCGCGGCGACCGAGGGGGCGGTGGCCAAGGGCGTGATGCCCGAGCGGCCCTTCGTCCTGGTCGGCCAGCAGCACCTCGCCGACCCGACCCGCTCGCGGGGCGACGTCCACCCGCTGTGGCTCTACGCGCACGTGCCCCACGCCTACGACCGGGACGCGACCGAGGCGACGCTGGACCAGGTCGAGCGCTTCGCCCCGGGCTTCCGCGAGCGCGTGGTGGCGGTGCACACCCGCGACCCAGCGGCGCTGGAGGCGCACGACCCGAACTACGTCGGCGGCGACATCGGCGTCGGGGCCAACACCCTGCGTCAGCTGGTGCTGCGGCCGCGACCCGCGCTCGACCCGTACTCGCTCGGCCTGCGCGGGGTCGTGCTGTGCTCCTCGGCCACGCCGCCCGGCGGCGGCGTGCACGGGATGTGCGGTCACGGGGCCGCGGAGTCGGTGCTGCGCCAGGTCGGGTGA
- a CDS encoding class E sortase codes for MSWSRAATRLGLALVLAGVTVLGYVGWQTWGTTWVSQREHAAITDRLEQAWAADPVDPAEPADPADPAVGGGVPEGAVEVDAGVAEAIVEIPRLGADYRVPLLEGTSDEALAAGIGRFTGSAAPGGVGNLALAGHRVTHGEPLRDMPALEPGDEVVVTTRDAVHTYVLDTGGDDLEVPLTETWVVDPEPVDPDGGDVVPAAGQRRLLTLTTCSELFHTDDRLVAFGHLVSSEPRRAL; via the coding sequence GTGTCCTGGTCCCGCGCCGCCACCCGCCTCGGGCTGGCCCTGGTGCTGGCCGGCGTCACCGTGCTCGGCTACGTCGGCTGGCAGACCTGGGGCACCACCTGGGTCAGCCAGCGCGAGCACGCGGCCATCACCGACCGGCTCGAGCAGGCCTGGGCCGCCGACCCCGTCGACCCCGCCGAACCCGCCGACCCCGCCGACCCCGCCGTGGGCGGGGGTGTGCCGGAGGGCGCGGTCGAGGTCGACGCGGGCGTGGCCGAGGCGATCGTCGAGATCCCCCGCCTCGGGGCGGACTACCGGGTGCCGCTGCTGGAGGGCACCTCCGACGAGGCGCTCGCCGCCGGGATCGGCCGCTTCACCGGATCCGCCGCTCCGGGCGGGGTCGGAAACCTGGCGCTGGCCGGGCACCGGGTCACCCACGGCGAGCCGCTGCGCGACATGCCGGCCCTCGAGCCCGGCGACGAGGTGGTCGTCACCACGCGCGACGCCGTGCACACCTACGTGCTCGACACCGGGGGCGACGACCTCGAGGTCCCGCTGACCGAGACCTGGGTGGTCGACCCCGAGCCGGTCGACCCCGACGGCGGCGACGTCGTCCCGGCCGCGGGCCAGCGGCGGCTGCTCACCCTGACCACCTGCTCCGAGCTCTTCCATACCGACGACCGGCTGGTGGCGTTCGGCCACCTCGTCTCGAGCGAGCCGCGCCGCGCGTTGTAG
- a CDS encoding carboxypeptidase-like regulatory domain-containing protein has protein sequence MPAATAAATTALLALTLVPAAAETDAWATWEPVTGTPNDYRTTVRQAAPGFPPAVLATDSRAGVQLAGGTSTFLSAGTPPGAAYGSSRGNPYLVLRPRADTATAPSTSTYTFADPTPASGWAFVLGDVDADQVRVAATDASGDRVPAAAVDRWFQGAFNYAGGEDEPLWDPATATLVGNDDAADSDGAAGWFEPDRRLTSLTFTFTRRAGFPVFQTWFVSRARSVTGTVTDVSPAGSSCGVEGTRLVLLSPYGDRVATTTAEPDGSYDLGDVATQDGYVVRATAPDGCAVVGATERTVDTSGTDGSPASQAGFEVREVVPQPVSGAVRDADGRPVAGVDVTVTPPVGDGTTTTTGRDGTYLVDGNEEGAGYAISIEVPEGYRAGPGGATIDDVVVGDEEVVDQDFEVVELATVGGRVTGGGGGLGGVTVTLAAVRGGSALVTVTDGRGRWELAGVPAGTYRLAVDAPRGYTGRDDRRVTVGDDDLRGLDVALARPGALGGRVTDDDGAVEDVTLVVTGPAGTTRRVSTDADGRYFLEGLRRGTWTVRVVAPEGQEVVGRGSLTTRITGAGEVRGGRDFVLDAVPTTATGTLVPAGAPSSAAPSPTGTATTTPTTSPTPTSSATASTLTTTATSSGTTGSGMLPDTGGPALALVLLAGGLIAGGGALLVVGRRRPSA, from the coding sequence GTGCCCGCCGCGACGGCCGCCGCCACCACGGCCCTGCTCGCCCTGACGCTCGTCCCCGCCGCCGCCGAGACGGACGCCTGGGCGACGTGGGAGCCGGTCACCGGCACCCCGAACGACTACCGGACCACCGTCCGCCAGGCCGCGCCCGGCTTCCCGCCCGCCGTGCTGGCCACCGACTCCCGCGCCGGGGTCCAGCTCGCCGGCGGCACGTCGACCTTCCTGTCCGCGGGGACCCCGCCGGGCGCCGCGTACGGCTCGAGCCGCGGGAACCCGTACCTGGTGCTGCGCCCGCGGGCGGACACCGCCACGGCGCCCTCGACGTCCACCTACACCTTCGCCGACCCCACCCCCGCCTCCGGTTGGGCGTTCGTCCTCGGCGACGTCGACGCCGACCAGGTCCGGGTCGCCGCGACCGACGCCTCCGGCGACCGGGTGCCCGCCGCGGCCGTGGACCGCTGGTTCCAGGGCGCCTTCAACTACGCCGGCGGCGAGGACGAGCCCCTCTGGGACCCCGCCACCGCCACCCTGGTCGGCAACGACGACGCGGCCGACTCCGACGGCGCCGCCGGCTGGTTCGAGCCGGACCGCCGGCTGACCAGCCTCACCTTCACGTTCACGCGCCGCGCGGGCTTCCCGGTCTTCCAGACCTGGTTCGTCAGCCGCGCCCGGTCGGTGACCGGCACCGTCACCGACGTCTCCCCCGCCGGCTCGTCCTGCGGCGTGGAGGGCACCCGTCTGGTGCTGCTCTCGCCGTACGGCGACCGGGTCGCCACGACGACGGCCGAGCCCGACGGTTCCTACGACCTCGGCGACGTCGCCACCCAGGACGGGTACGTCGTGCGCGCCACCGCCCCGGACGGCTGCGCCGTCGTGGGCGCGACCGAGCGCACCGTCGACACCAGCGGGACCGACGGCTCACCCGCCTCGCAGGCCGGTTTCGAGGTCCGCGAGGTCGTGCCGCAGCCGGTCAGCGGTGCGGTGCGCGACGCCGACGGCCGTCCGGTCGCGGGCGTGGACGTCACCGTGACGCCGCCGGTGGGCGACGGGACGACCACGACGACGGGGCGCGACGGGACCTACCTCGTCGACGGCAACGAGGAGGGCGCGGGCTACGCGATCTCCATCGAGGTGCCCGAGGGCTACCGGGCCGGGCCGGGCGGCGCCACGATCGACGACGTCGTCGTGGGTGACGAGGAGGTCGTCGACCAGGACTTCGAGGTCGTCGAGCTGGCCACGGTCGGCGGCCGGGTCACCGGGGGCGGCGGCGGGCTCGGCGGCGTCACGGTCACCCTGGCCGCCGTGCGCGGCGGGTCGGCGCTCGTCACCGTCACCGACGGACGGGGCCGCTGGGAGCTCGCCGGCGTGCCGGCCGGGACGTACCGGCTGGCGGTCGACGCACCCCGGGGCTACACCGGCAGGGACGACCGTCGCGTCACCGTCGGCGACGACGACCTGCGGGGCCTGGACGTCGCCCTCGCCAGGCCCGGTGCGCTGGGCGGACGCGTCACCGACGACGACGGTGCGGTCGAGGACGTCACGCTCGTGGTGACCGGTCCCGCCGGGACCACCCGGCGTGTGTCCACGGACGCCGACGGCCGCTACTTCCTCGAGGGTCTCCGCCGGGGCACCTGGACGGTGCGCGTCGTGGCGCCCGAGGGCCAGGAGGTCGTCGGTCGCGGGAGCCTGACCACGCGGATCACGGGCGCCGGCGAGGTGCGCGGCGGCCGGGACTTCGTGCTCGACGCGGTGCCGACGACCGCCACCGGGACCCTCGTGCCGGCCGGCGCGCCGTCCTCGGCGGCGCCCAGCCCGACGGGGACCGCGACGACGACCCCGACCACGAGCCCGACGCCCACGTCCTCGGCGACCGCCTCCACCCTGACCACGACGGCGACGTCCTCGGGCACGACCGGCTCCGGCATGCTGCCGGACACCGGCGGGCCGGCGCTCGCGCTCGTCCTGCTGGCCGGCGGCCTGATCGCGGGCGGCGGGGCCCTGCTGGTCGTCGGGCGCCGCCGCCCCTCGGCCTAG
- a CDS encoding ATP-binding protein, with protein MARTRTSRRRPPVVLPVLLALAVAVAALRVTLDAGGGVRVDLGYLTVMVGAAVVAGAHVRRHRCPLRSPAGLVTAALAATGLGEVLWYAAWWRGGVDPGAGVHDLLFLLAYPLLAAVLLGAIRATDGGRLHAETAIDAATMVTVCLLLLWELVVADIVGSDEPVLERLFTSGYPVLDALLLGLVLRVAWQRRTRAVVGLPLAVGIAAMLVSDLGYTVSFGVPTPVLDLGWMAGSVAMAWAVLAPTPVVPEVLEAPGAGSLGGQGSATARLSIAVLPLLVPTLVLGLHEVRGAPSPVWTVVLGSTALAALAFARTYLLLREQQGAAVALAAARDAAQDASRTKSAFLATMSHEIRTPMNGVTGLTELLLSTDLDDRQREYARGVETAGRALLGLIDDVLDFSKVEAGRVELESVAFSVAEVVDDVAQTAALDPRARGLDLLAYVAPDVPPLLRGDPGRIRQVLLNLVSNAVKFTPEGEVVVSVHLAGGPASRPLVRMEVRDTGVGLDPASQDRLFEPFSQADSSTTRRYGGTGLGLAICRGLAEQMGGRTGVESTLGEGSTFWFTVPLDRMPDPEVPAVGDPAGAPPEPVRPRCAATVLVAEDSEINQLVAEGMLRRLGCTVEIAENGLLALEALAARRFDLVLMDCQMPELDGYDATTELRRREGDGARTPVVAMTASVTSEERERCQLVGMDDFVAKPVTLAALSSALERWVAARDDLDDRQS; from the coding sequence GTGGCCAGGACCCGGACGAGCCGCCGTCGACCCCCGGTCGTGCTCCCGGTCCTGCTCGCGCTCGCGGTCGCCGTCGCCGCGCTCCGGGTCACCCTCGACGCCGGCGGGGGTGTCCGCGTCGACCTCGGCTACCTGACCGTCATGGTGGGGGCTGCCGTCGTCGCCGGCGCCCACGTCCGCCGGCACCGGTGCCCGCTCCGCTCCCCCGCGGGCCTGGTGACCGCCGCGCTCGCGGCCACGGGTCTCGGCGAGGTCCTCTGGTACGCCGCCTGGTGGCGCGGCGGGGTGGACCCGGGCGCCGGGGTGCACGACCTGCTGTTCCTGCTCGCCTACCCCCTGCTGGCGGCCGTCCTGCTCGGGGCGATCCGTGCCACCGACGGCGGGCGGCTCCACGCCGAAACGGCCATCGACGCCGCGACCATGGTGACCGTGTGCCTCCTCCTGCTCTGGGAGCTGGTGGTCGCCGACATCGTCGGGTCCGACGAGCCGGTCCTGGAACGTCTCTTCACCTCCGGCTACCCGGTCCTCGACGCCCTGCTCCTGGGGCTGGTCCTGCGCGTGGCCTGGCAACGCCGCACCCGGGCCGTGGTCGGTCTCCCGCTCGCCGTCGGGATCGCCGCGATGCTGGTCTCCGACCTCGGCTACACCGTCTCGTTCGGCGTGCCCACGCCGGTCCTCGACCTGGGCTGGATGGCGGGGTCGGTCGCGATGGCCTGGGCCGTCCTGGCGCCCACCCCCGTCGTCCCGGAGGTGCTGGAGGCCCCGGGCGCCGGCTCGCTCGGCGGCCAGGGCTCGGCGACGGCCCGGCTGTCGATCGCGGTGCTGCCGCTGCTGGTCCCCACCCTCGTCCTCGGCCTGCACGAGGTCCGTGGCGCGCCGTCCCCGGTGTGGACCGTGGTGCTGGGCTCCACCGCCCTGGCCGCGCTCGCCTTCGCCCGCACCTACCTGCTGCTGCGCGAGCAGCAGGGCGCGGCCGTCGCGCTGGCCGCCGCCCGCGACGCGGCCCAGGACGCCTCGCGGACCAAGTCGGCGTTCCTGGCCACGATGAGCCACGAGATCCGGACGCCGATGAACGGGGTGACCGGGCTGACCGAGCTGCTCCTGTCCACCGACCTCGACGACCGGCAGCGGGAGTACGCCCGTGGTGTCGAGACCGCCGGCCGGGCCCTGCTGGGCCTGATCGACGACGTCCTGGACTTCTCCAAGGTCGAGGCCGGCCGGGTCGAGCTGGAGTCCGTGGCGTTCTCGGTGGCCGAGGTCGTCGACGACGTCGCGCAGACGGCCGCCCTCGACCCTCGCGCGCGCGGTCTGGACCTGCTGGCCTACGTCGCCCCCGACGTCCCGCCCCTGCTCCGCGGCGACCCCGGGCGGATCCGCCAGGTCCTGCTCAACCTGGTCTCCAACGCGGTCAAGTTCACCCCCGAGGGAGAGGTCGTCGTCTCCGTCCACCTCGCCGGCGGCCCGGCGTCCCGGCCGCTGGTGCGGATGGAGGTCCGCGACACCGGGGTCGGCCTCGACCCGGCCTCGCAGGACCGGCTGTTCGAGCCCTTCTCGCAGGCCGACTCCTCGACCACCCGCCGGTACGGCGGCACCGGCCTGGGACTGGCCATCTGCCGCGGCCTGGCCGAGCAGATGGGCGGGCGGACCGGCGTCGAGAGCACCCTCGGCGAGGGCAGCACGTTCTGGTTCACGGTCCCCCTGGACCGGATGCCGGACCCGGAGGTGCCCGCCGTCGGTGACCCGGCGGGGGCGCCGCCGGAACCCGTGCGGCCCCGGTGCGCGGCCACGGTGCTGGTCGCCGAGGACAGCGAGATCAACCAGCTGGTGGCCGAGGGCATGCTGCGCCGGCTCGGGTGCACGGTGGAGATCGCCGAGAACGGCCTTCTCGCCCTCGAGGCGCTCGCGGCGCGGCGCTTCGACCTGGTGCTGATGGACTGCCAGATGCCCGAGCTGGACGGCTACGACGCGACGACCGAGCTCCGGCGGCGCGAGGGCGACGGGGCACGTACCCCGGTCGTCGCGATGACCGCGAGCGTCACCTCCGAGGAGCGCGAGCGCTGCCAGCTCGTCGGGATGGACGACTTCGTCGCCAAGCCGGTGACCCTGGCGGCGCTCTCCTCGGCCCTGGAGCGCTGGGTCGCAGCCCGCGACGACCTGGACGACCGCCAGTCCTGA
- a CDS encoding alpha/beta fold hydrolase has product MIENPFYSHEIHGDYDVVSIGRLDLEEGGTIPDCHLAVATFGTLNEAKDNAVLVTTWFSGTHQIWRDVYIGPEHALDPGTYFIVVVDQIGSGLSTSPHNADGPNAALAMSDFPHVRIGDDVVAQERLLREHFGIDELALVVGGSMGAQQTYEWAVRFPQKVRRAAMIAGTAQNTPHDVLFADALVAAITSDPGYAEGEYKSNDDVVAGLTRHAGIWAVMGFSTEFWKQEVWRALEFDSKEAFMAGFLEPYFTAMDPNDLLTQAWKWQRGDVARHTGGDLAAALGRITAKTFVMPIDEDMFFPVRDVEPEQRLIAGSELRVVHDVLGHLGLFGVAPTYMPQIDQHLGELLAAPA; this is encoded by the coding sequence ATGATCGAGAACCCCTTCTACTCCCACGAGATCCACGGCGACTACGACGTCGTCTCCATCGGTCGGCTGGACCTGGAGGAGGGCGGGACGATCCCGGACTGCCACCTCGCCGTGGCGACCTTCGGGACGCTGAACGAGGCGAAGGACAACGCGGTCCTGGTCACCACCTGGTTCTCGGGGACCCACCAGATCTGGCGCGACGTCTACATCGGCCCGGAGCACGCCCTGGACCCGGGGACGTACTTCATCGTGGTCGTGGACCAGATCGGGTCGGGGCTCTCGACGTCGCCGCACAACGCCGACGGGCCCAACGCCGCCCTGGCCATGTCGGACTTCCCCCACGTCCGCATCGGGGACGACGTCGTCGCCCAGGAACGTCTGCTGCGCGAGCACTTCGGCATCGACGAGCTGGCCCTCGTGGTCGGCGGGTCCATGGGAGCCCAGCAGACCTACGAGTGGGCGGTGAGGTTCCCGCAGAAGGTGCGCCGCGCGGCGATGATCGCCGGCACGGCGCAGAACACGCCCCACGACGTCCTCTTCGCCGACGCGCTCGTCGCGGCGATCACCTCCGACCCCGGGTACGCCGAGGGGGAGTACAAGTCGAACGACGACGTGGTCGCCGGGCTCACCCGGCACGCCGGGATCTGGGCGGTGATGGGGTTCTCCACCGAGTTCTGGAAGCAGGAGGTGTGGCGGGCCCTGGAGTTCGACTCCAAGGAGGCCTTCATGGCCGGCTTCCTCGAGCCGTACTTCACCGCGATGGACCCCAACGACCTGCTCACCCAGGCGTGGAAGTGGCAGCGCGGGGACGTGGCGCGGCACACCGGCGGGGACCTGGCCGCCGCCCTGGGACGGATCACCGCCAAGACCTTCGTGATGCCGATCGACGAGGACATGTTCTTCCCGGTCCGCGACGTCGAGCCCGAGCAGCGGCTCATCGCGGGCAGCGAGCTCCGCGTGGTCCACGACGTGCTGGGGCACCTGGGGCTCTTCGGGGTCGCCCCGACCTACATGCCGCAGATCGACCAGCACCTGGGCGAGCTCCTCGCCGCCCCCGCCTGA
- a CDS encoding LLM class flavin-dependent oxidoreductase gives MHLGVDSFVSSVTDPTTGHVVGASERMEHLLEEIVLADRVGLYSFGIGEHHRSEYYDSAPQIILAAAAARTERIRLGSAVKVLSADDPVRVFQQFATLDLIAKGRIDLVVGRGSFTEAFPLFGLDLADYDSLFTEKLELLLQLRDQVEVTWSGRHRPPLVRQSVYPRPHQDPLPIWVGVGGTPESFARAGLLGLPLMIAIIGGEPRQFGPLVDLYRRAGAQAGHAPEKLQVGIHVFGYVAESTQQAADTIYPGWNEMFTKISAERGFRRPTREQFDATSGPDGAFFMGDPQTVADKIRRVSEQLGGVDRLSLQMTNPRLAHDDLLRGIELLGTEVAPLVAG, from the coding sequence ATGCACCTCGGCGTCGACAGCTTCGTGTCCTCCGTGACCGATCCCACCACCGGGCACGTGGTCGGTGCCTCCGAGCGGATGGAGCACCTGCTCGAGGAGATCGTCCTGGCCGACCGGGTCGGCCTCTACTCCTTCGGGATCGGCGAGCACCACCGCAGCGAGTACTACGACTCCGCCCCGCAGATCATCCTGGCCGCCGCGGCCGCGCGCACCGAGCGGATCCGCCTGGGCAGCGCGGTCAAGGTGCTCAGCGCGGACGACCCGGTCCGCGTCTTCCAGCAGTTCGCCACGCTGGACCTGATCGCCAAGGGCCGCATCGACCTCGTCGTGGGCCGCGGCTCCTTCACCGAGGCCTTCCCGCTGTTCGGCCTCGACCTGGCCGACTACGACTCGCTGTTCACCGAGAAGCTCGAGCTGCTGCTGCAGCTGCGCGACCAGGTCGAGGTGACCTGGTCGGGCCGGCACCGCCCGCCGCTGGTGCGCCAGAGCGTCTACCCGCGCCCGCACCAGGACCCGCTGCCGATCTGGGTCGGCGTGGGCGGCACACCGGAGTCCTTCGCGCGAGCAGGGCTGCTGGGGCTGCCGCTGATGATCGCGATCATCGGCGGCGAGCCGCGCCAGTTCGGCCCGCTCGTGGACCTCTACCGCCGCGCCGGCGCGCAGGCCGGGCACGCCCCGGAGAAGCTGCAGGTCGGCATCCACGTCTTCGGCTACGTCGCGGAGAGCACGCAGCAGGCCGCCGACACGATCTACCCCGGCTGGAACGAGATGTTCACCAAGATCTCGGCCGAGCGCGGGTTCCGTCGCCCGACCCGGGAGCAGTTCGACGCCACCTCGGGCCCCGACGGGGCGTTCTTCATGGGCGACCCGCAGACCGTGGCCGACAAGATCCGGCGCGTCTCCGAGCAGCTCGGCGGGGTCGACCGGCTCTCGCTGCAGATGACCAACCCGCGCCTGGCCCACGACGACCTGCTGCGCGGCATCGAGCTGCTCGGCACCGAGGTCGCCCCGCTCGTCGCCGGCTAG